TGTGTGTGCATTTGTGTGCATGTTAATTTACGTTAGAACTTTTTGATGATCGGGAGATTTTGATAATCGTCAAAtccatttttaaaattctttgtTGTTACACAACACAAGCAACTAACTGTGGCAACAGTGGAATGATTTGATGCACCAAAGAAATTTTTTCAATTTAGTACATGTGAAAGAGACCAGTTCGTTTTGTAAATGATATTAATTAGCAGTCAATTTGTTAGTGACACATGCTTAACCTATAGCTTTCCACCAGCTAATGATCAAGCcgaataattaatctaattgTTTAGCCGCATTGTCAAATATAGAAATTTAAATTAATCAGGTTGAATTTGACACATAGTTGACGTGAACATTGTTCATGTCTGTTTCATACGAAGCCTAGAATTTTTATTACGCCTCTAAGAAGAGACCGTAATTGATTTCAAGGAACATTAGCTAGGATAGTAATCGCGAGGTGGGGTGGTCAATAATCccttttttaaataattaaagGGTGTTCATAATCTATATAATGAGCATGTTGCTCAAATTATGCCAAAATTTATGGTCTAGGTCAAGCATGAAAATGCATGGaattgataatttgatataTAGTAATGAGCAACCAAGTAAGCAACTGAAAAGTGAGGATTTGAAAAATAGCAATGGTTGAATTCAATTCAATAACTTCTATCGACTATAAAAAATTCACAAGTTATTCACTTATTCATCAGTGAAGATCGCCTGGAGTCCTGGTGATTACTAATATTCCAGATAATTCGTTAGGAGGGTTGGACGAAGCCAAAAGTTACCCCAAACCAAGCCTAAACTAGCTCTTAATCTTGTGGTATCTTTATTTCTAATATTAAAGATTGCTTTCTACTATTGAAAGATACTCTCAATCCCAATTATATCTGCACTAGTTGATCAAAAAGCAAGAGAAACGAAAACATATTGAAAAAACTTGATTATGACTTTACATTGTAATGCCGAACAGCCGAACTTAGATAATATTCACATGATAACTTTTGTTCAGTCAGGGGGAAATGTCATTCAAAgaataatttaatttttatgtcaaactaaaaattaaaaaaattcaacccaaagaaaaaaaacaaacaaaaacaaagatgaTTTTCTTAGGACCCAAAATCATATACAATCTCAGCTGTAGCAAAAAACAAATATTCTAAATCTCTCAACGTATTGGCTACCCAAACACAAAGTAGTATATACTAATTCGATATTCACATTTTTGTATTCGTCAATAGGCCTAACATATTTACAAGTTTTAACAAAActttctaaaaagaaaaaaaaagaataaatggATTCTCGGTCTATGTTCAATACTGATTTTGTGTCCAAAAATGTTGGAACAAGAGGACCAGAAGGGTTTGGAGTGTTGTGTGAGCCAGGTAATTAGCCGCAACAAACTGGGTCCTAGTCCCATCATGATTCATAAACATAATTCCAAAATTTGGTTTGCTAGATAATACATGGATCAAATTCTTGGCTGTGCTTATGAATGTTATGGGTGTTCTTTCTCATCGTAATGCTTGATTGGAGTTTTGGTGTTTATATATGCGGTATTGCTCTACAAGGTGTTACTCTGACGTTGACCATAAtgggtgattttttttttttttttgaatcaaacctcCCAAATGCGAGGTAAAagatttattaaaaatataGAGAAATACAAGTAAATATCGTATACTCTCCAGATGTAAAGTACTACGAAAGAAGAATGACAGACAACctcctgtctttttttttttttgaaaggggtttggaacccagcctagctgggaggctcagccccatgcccggttccatttattgaagtaatacttTGCAacggggggggacataaaacctgaaccccgtgCAACATTAGAAACATTACAAacatcctcatagagaacatcccgaataataacaggagtttCATCTAACCACACATCAGAAATGTAATTAAAACTAGCAAGGTGCGCTAACCTGTTGGCTACACCGTTTGCTTCACGGAAGATGTGACTAACCTGAATTGAGTGAAAAGATGTCAAATGACAGACAACCTCTTGTcttccaaaacaaaaaacttcaTCTAAAACGAAAATTAGGGAGACCCAACTTATCtcttaaacaaaattgattaATGAATCTTGGAGATGAATCAAACCAAGTAAAGCTCGTACCTGAAGCGCCAAAATTGGTCAAAGCATCAGCCACCTGGTTTCTTTCACGAAAAATATGTGAACAACGAAATAGCATCATTGAAATGTGATGCACACAATTTTTCCATGCCACCTATAATTGCCAAGGTACCATCTGAGGAGAGCGgagaaaattcaaaattagtgACGAGTCAACTTCAAGCCAAATATGTTTCCAATCACGAACTCATGCAAGCTCAATTGCCTTGATATACATGCTTACATGGTTCTGTCTCATGTGGCACTGTTCAGTTGCCTTCTCTTCATTGGTGGCTCCTTGACAAGGGACTATGGTTATTCATTTACTCTTTTTGTAAaagaaaatttataataaaaaataaaaaaaatattggctGTGCTTAGTTCAGAATCAATTTCGTTCATTATAAAATACAAGATTTTTTGGGTGTATGGAGGAGGGAGTGTGTTTGTGCATACCAAGCAAAAGGTTGGTGCTTGTGGTGGAAATGAGAGGAGGTCTGGTCTAATTGCACCCAAAAAAAGGGTCTGGAATAAAAATCTCGTTCAgtctaattttctaaaatcatgAAATGTCACATTAGTTTGATTACATAGGCATGTGGAAGACATCAAGGGGAAGTTAGTCCAGAAAATTGTTATATTCCACATCAATTTGAACATGCATGTCTTATTGTCTCTAGCTAGCTAATTATTCTTAAGGGTGGTGGTCCTGGTAGACAAACCTAAACCCACCACATCAAGGACATACAGTGCTTACTTGGTGCCTAATAACCTTTATCATTACTTCCAAGTTCTAACACATATACAAAACAAGATAAAGGGTAGTCATTATCATTCATTGAATACGATGATTGACTTGTTCATGGATATCATGAAATCATTGATATTAGGGTACCAATGATAATCAATTCTCAAATCCCATGCCATGATAAGAAAATTAGGGAAAAGAAAAGTGAGTAATCTAAATATACATAGAAATACATAATCTATAAATCTCATGCCATGATAAGAAGAATTTGGTAAAAGAAAAGTGAGTAACCTGAAGATACGTAGAAATAcataatctatatatatatatatatatatatatatattttaggatTGTTCTTGGTTAAGAATGATATTCTTATAATATTTTATATTGTACGTATGTTTGGAAATAGAAATGCTAGGATCAGTTGTCCATGCATCGAAAAATCAATAATTGCTTTTAATCGTTTCTAAAGAGTCTGACTTTACTAATTAGTTGTTGTTACTGAGAAAACTTACATAGCGGTTTAGGGTTTAACTAGCTAAACACATAAATAAAAGGTTGTTCATCTCATTTGCTTAACCCTCACATAGAATCACCATGATGTTATATAATAGTGTCATTGCTAACTTCGTTTGGAACAACTTTGGGCTTTGGGTCActgtccaaaatgaagagaattTTGTTTCCTATAACATCTTCTTCGTTGAAATTACACATAAAGCTACGGAGATCCATGAAATTAGACAATTAGTGCTTGTATTAAGGAAATCAAATAAAACTAGTATTAATTTTCATCATTATTTACAATAATTATAATTAAAACACTTTGATCATCTAACTATCTTGGCATTCAAGACAGTGACAGACCAAGAAAAACAACATGACCCAACAAGTAAAGGGTATATGCTTTTGTGAACCCACCCACAACAGCCCCCTGCAACAAACACTCTTTTacttttacccttttttttttttcattattttacttttcttcTAATGTTAAACTTCACTGACTTGCGCTCATCCTACGCCTTGGGCACACGTTTACAGTCAGAGGCTTGGCCATCTCGCAAGACAGCTTTAGCACTTCAGACAAGTCCACGGTCTTCTGATCGGACGGCATCCATTCGTACTCGTGCAAAAGCGAAGCCACCCAGTACATGACAGTTGTCAACCCCAGCGTCTTTCCCGGGCAAGTCCGCCTGCCCGACCCGAAGGGCGCGAGCCTCAGATCCGACCCGAAAACCGAAAACTCCATCTCACCCTTTTGCGCCACAAATCTCTCAGGCTTAAATTCCAGCGGGTCCGCCCAAACAGCTGGGTCCCTCGAAATGGACCACATGTTGACCATCGCAGTGGTCCCCTGAGGCACGTGTCGCCCGTCGATTGTTGTATCCGTGATGGCCAAGCGAGACCATGATAAGAGTGGGCCCGGAGGGTGCAACCTCAACACCTCTTTCACCACAGCCGTCAGATACTCCATCTGATTGACGTCAGACTCATCAACGGCTCGGGACCGCCCAACTACTTTGTCTAGTTCAGCATGCACCGCGGATTGAACTTCTGGATgaagcaccaacctcgccagaATCCACTCGATCAGAACCGCCACTGTGTCCGTCCCTCTAAATATCATTTCCTGTAAAAACGACGACGTTTGGTTAATCACAAGAATTAGATTCTAATATCTGGGTAATAATATCAGAGCTAGCTTAATTAAGCTTACCCAAAGCACGGCAATCATATCAGAGTCGGATAATTTATCGGGTCCTTGGAGCGAGAGCAAGACGTCAACGAAGTCCAGGGCGGATTTGTCACCGGTTCGGGCCCGGTGCTCCGAAATGATCCGGGTAACGAACCGGTTTACTTTGGGGACAAGTTCGGAGCATCTGAACCGGATTTTTTGGGTGTCAAAGTCCGCGAGCCAAGGAAGATGGTCAGACCAGTTCAACTTACCCAATAAGTCGTAGCCTTCGTCCACTAGCGACTTGAGCTCTTCGACTTCGTCACTGACCGAATCAAGCTCATATTTGCGTCCAAAAACAGAGCACATCATGTTGTTGAGGGAGGCTCTCTTGAGGGCCTCGCGCACCCACAGGTTTTGTGCCTGCGCGCCGAACATTGCCACCATTTGGGAGGCAATCTCGGACCGTTGCGACTCAGACGCCTTGATTTGTTTCGGGCTGAAGAGATGCGCAGCCGAGATTCTTCTCAAGGTTCGCCAGTACACTCCGTATGGGGCGAACCCGATGGCCCGGTTGAACATCAGACTGTAGGCCGACTCCTTCACCGGCCGGTCGGCGAAGACGGAGCTGTTGAGAATCTCTCTCGCCACGTCAGGGTTACACGAAACGATGACGCGAGTTTGGCCCAGGCTGAACGCCATGAGGCGCTTGGCGTTGCAAGCCTCGGCCATGGCGGCGATTTTCCGGTGGGCCAGACCCGTCATCAGGCTCATGCTGCCTGTCAACGGCAGACCTCTCGGACCGGGAATCATAGCAGTTGGTCTAGTAATAATATTTTTGATGGTTCTTCCCCAGGCCGGACCGCCGGGATGAGCCCAGTAAAAGAGAGTCATGGCGAGCCATGAGAGAGCGATGACAAGAAGAGAACATGCAATGCTTTCTTGGGAGAGAGCTCTGCATTTCGAAGCAAGGGCGAAAACCCAGAGGCTTTCAATGTCTGTTTTCATGGTAGACTGTGAGAGAATACAACAAGCTAGGCTTTCTTTGGTAatcagaaagaaagagaaggctGTGCTTTTCAGTTTGAACTAGAATGAGCTGATGATGGGACTTATATAGGGGAGTTGGGGGGGTAGTTTCGGGGGCTAGCAGAAGCAAAAGCCGTTATACTGAAGAATAGGAACGTATAAGAGTAAGACAGGAgaaatcttttttatttttctttggtttacAAATTTGGGGCTTTTTAGATGCGCCGCCAGATATGCAGGCGTGTGTGCGCGTGTATTTGGGCGGTTAGTCCAGAGAGCCGAACTGAAATTGAAATTAGGTCTTTGTTTTAGTACCATGGTGTTAGGCTTGGCAACGTGCGGGTACGGTGCGGGTTTTTAAAGGGCCGGGTATTTAACAGGTCGACCCGGTAAGAACCtgttagcttaacgggtttcCTGGGCCAAACCCGgtgggtttgcgggttttccgttggaacccgtaaacatttttttttttttaactttttatcaaagcaattaaaaccaattaagacttatgtatataacccctcatttgtcattttctctatatgaacttttttggttttctattttgaaattttttattttctatatttttagattttttttcctttccttttttgacaaaaaataattcacaaatcacaattatacaacgatccaacggtcggaccctcacagatcacctagaggatcatctttaccgttTTATaccatgatccaacggtcggatcacctagtggatcatctttaccgatttataggatgatccaacggtcagatcctcacggatcgcccttagttttatcctctcaaaattatacgactatccaacggtcagatcctcacggatcacctagatgatcatctttaccgatttatacgatgatccaacggtcagatcctcacggatcgcccttaggttcatcctctcaaaattatacaaagatccaacggttggatcgtcccggatcgcccttagaatcatcctcacaaaattatatgacgatccaacggtcagatcctcacggatcgccttttgaatcatttttgcaaaattatatgaagatccaacggttggatcgtcccaaatcgcctttagaatcatcctcacaaaattattcgacgatccaacggtcgaatcctcacggatatcCTTTTGAATAgtcatttcacaattatacgaagatccacctgtcggatcctcatggggaataagaaaaattataaaaatgccctggttgaaaaaaaaaaaataaaaatggggaacccgtatgggtaatgggaaatgggtttttgggaaggattttgaGTTAACGGATTCCAACgggtttagcccgcaaaaccCGTTAATTTGCAGGTTTTTTGCGTGCGGGCTTTTTTTAGCCCAGATTAATAAACGGGCGGGTTTGTGCGGGTTTTTAGCGTGCGAGTATAGTGCGGGTTTGCAGGTTACGGGTTTAAATGTCAGGCCTACATGGTGGCATGGTTTGAAGTATAACGAAAAAACAGGTACTAGTATTGGGCAAAGCTAAGAGACACGTCAAAGCAGGTAAACCGAATTAGTGTTTTCACATTAGAATAGAATTGTTAGTAAAGACTATTCCccaataatttaaaaaatttctcTTAAGTATGTAGAACCAAATTAATTTCTACTTTTTTTATGTGCTAATGATGCTAAAGGAACTGTTGAATAATGCATTCCTAGCTAGTACATGTTAAAGCAGAGAGTCGTCCAGGTTTTTACTGATATTTTGTAGGAACTACTCACTCACCGAGATTGTACGTACATCTAAGTTGCATAAGTTTGGTAAGTTCCTACAAACTCATGTAAAAACCTGATACATAAGTTTGTATCACGATACATATTCTAGAAGATATCCAAGAATAAGTTTACTTATTCTAGAACTTATGTCTCACGATACATAAGTTTTGTAATATATAAATGAGTGTTCATTAATCAAGAAACTAAAATATAAAAGCTAGTCGTAGAGTTTTATAAGCTAAATTAAACACTAACAATAAACTAGGATATTATCTAATACAATACGATTTGGATGGCGCATTGCGTACTAGTCTTTTATAGGTTATGCTAAATGCATCTCTAACTTTATAAGCTTTTCAAACACCTTGATTAATTATCACAAAATTAAGCAACATTAACCTTTCTAATTCTTATGCTTACGCTATTTCTTTTGAagaactttgaattttttaatcATGTTCACATCTCACACATCAAATCTTTTGCATCTAATTTTCTCAGTTAAGTTGCTTTGGCCTAGCGCTTATAATTTTGAAAACTCATAAacccaaattaaaataaagtttTCTAACTACTAGGGATAGTGGGGTGGTAGAAGGTTCTAGTATGGAACTCCCAAGTCTGGCTTTCGAATCCCCATGAGGCCTTGGTGGCCAGCTAATGGGTGCTTATTGCCCCGTAGCGTTTGGAAGAGATTAGTCCGGCTCTGCCGAAATATCCCTCAaaagatgtgtgtgtgtgttgctaACTTTCTAACACTAACCTtccccaattcaaaaaaaaaaagttttctttATTCAAACTACACTTTCGCGTCGATTTAAGAAGAAGCTAAAACTTCAATTTTCAGAAAAGCTTTGCGCGCGTGTGGAAGAGCACCGTTGTGGCTGAGATGTTCCGTCCGGGTCTGGACAAGTTAATATGGCCACCATAATTTGGTGTAACACGTGGCGGCTTTTGGGGTGGCGTTGTTCGGTGAGAGGGGTTTAAGGCGCACATGAGGCCCATACATTCATGGCTCTGGTGCACTGTCTTTAGGTCTAGGTAAAGAAGATGAAGTACGGTTCACTTCTGGTTTATCGACTCGTGGCAGTTGTATGCCATGTCCATGTCTCCATGAGTCCTTGACGTTGACTGCTTCTAACCCACCTTCCAAAGCTTGCTCCTGGATATTCCGGGGAGACACTCGATCACTAGCTTGGAAATTGGAATTCAGGGTTTAGACCTGGAATAGATATCCCAGTAAAATCATTTCAAGTTATAACAACAGACTTTTGATTCAgcttaattatggatttcgaaGG
This portion of the Rosa chinensis cultivar Old Blush chromosome 1, RchiOBHm-V2, whole genome shotgun sequence genome encodes:
- the LOC112177141 gene encoding cytochrome P450 78A9, with translation MKTDIESLWVFALASKCRALSQESIACSLLVIALSWLAMTLFYWAHPGGPAWGRTIKNIITRPTAMIPGPRGLPLTGSMSLMTGLAHRKIAAMAEACNAKRLMAFSLGQTRVIVSCNPDVAREILNSSVFADRPVKESAYSLMFNRAIGFAPYGVYWRTLRRISAAHLFSPKQIKASESQRSEIASQMVAMFGAQAQNLWVREALKRASLNNMMCSVFGRKYELDSVSDEVEELKSLVDEGYDLLGKLNWSDHLPWLADFDTQKIRFRCSELVPKVNRFVTRIISEHRARTGDKSALDFVDVLLSLQGPDKLSDSDMIAVLWEMIFRGTDTVAVLIEWILARLVLHPEVQSAVHAELDKVVGRSRAVDESDVNQMEYLTAVVKEVLRLHPPGPLLSWSRLAITDTTIDGRHVPQGTTAMVNMWSISRDPAVWADPLEFKPERFVAQKGEMEFSVFGSDLRLAPFGSGRRTCPGKTLGLTTVMYWVASLLHEYEWMPSDQKTVDLSEVLKLSCEMAKPLTVNVCPRRRMSASQ